Sequence from the Thunnus maccoyii chromosome 22, fThuMac1.1, whole genome shotgun sequence genome:
ACAAGAAATTGCACCCTATCTTATACTAATGTCCTACTGTAACcagctacattaacattaaaaactcAATATTAGAAATTATGCAGTTTTTTTAATGCTGCCTTTACTTGTCTCTTAATTATGAAAAagatatataatattatttgtGATAAAATCGGCAGCTGTCTAACTTCAGGGAGTATTGATGCTTAAGGTACcaataacattttttgttgtcttATATGAAGTCATATACACTGATGACTTActtcaaaatgtttcatgtatcaaaatattgtttgtcATACTTATACTAGCAGGTTATTAAACCAGAGTATTGAACCTAATTGTTTTTTAAGATAATCTAAATTAATGTAGGTTTAAGCTTAAAAAATCAAAATcctattttctctatttttctcatACGTTTCTTAATGATTTGGTCACTCAATGTTCCTTATGCAAGCTTCATGGGAAAAgtcaaaacttttattttacctGTTATCCTGCAGCAGGTTCCATCTTCAAAGGTACTATTGGGAGATGTCTTCTATCTGCCTCGAAAgatactgtaaaatgtttgctGGGGATGAAACCAGTATAGCAGGTACACTGATACCTATAGCCTACTTACAAATAATGAAGAAGAGCAAAGGAAAATAGTCTGTGAAAATATtggtttgaaacattttttcgGTCCACGGCAAATATTTCATCATTCTAGACAGACAGTAGATATCCGTGGAATCACAGAAATACCTTGTTCACACAGCCTTTTTGTATAAGAAAGCCACAGAGTAATGAACAAATGTGGCTAGAATAACTATAGCTACTCTTCTAGTTTGACCTACTTTGCTCAAAGAAATATCCCAGTGCAGGCAAAccatacactgtatataaagagATGAACCCTCACACAGGTTCAGTAACACATCAGTaggtttactgtgtgtttacagtacTGGCTATTTGGATGACTCTTTGATGCGTCACCATTTTTgctattttcacaattttcaccTTCCCTTGTTGCAGGAGTCAACCATGTgcactcgctcagtaagttctattagatcctccagaatatcctctatacaagattgtaccataccatttctTCACATTGCATCTGAACAGTCAgctacctgatgatatgaagaactgtagttcaatcaatacattcaaaaccaaattaaaaaatctgctaaaaactactcagctctgtaaccactgaatataaatttcatctcatggtcttctcatatAGTCTctaataatcttgcttttaatttgaaaagcttacattattaatttctagttgacattgtgggtgtatgtgatgtgctattgtgtgtagctttgtattttgtattatgtgtcttgtgtgttttttgctttatattgttttttttattgtgctgttatatgttttatttgtaagggactgcagatgaaaattagctttaaagctaactctggtgcagtgcatcaaatgttaacgtttatgtttaaaactgtacattgtcccaataaatacaatacaaacatatATTGATGGCCTTGGTGTTTGCAGTGTTGACATCAGAAACTTGTGATGACTCAATTGTGCTCATCCAACAGGGGGCGTCATAATACTTGTACCACATTACCCAAGGGTTTCTCACCTCCATCTTGTAGCCTGAGAATCAACTTATGAGCAAAAACAAGGAACTCTGAGAAAAGTTGAAGGACAGGAGCTACCAGCAGCCACATCACTGACTGTCATAGGCTGATTGAGGCTCCTGTTAATTACCTGAAACATGCCTTCCATTAAAAgccctgaaaacatattttctccaTCAGTTTCCTACTATGAGCAATGAGGTCCGACATAAATTAACTATTTTCTGGCTAAGTTtgaacagttttggttatttgaCACAAGAGATATttgcatttcttctttctctgagcgcttctcactggtttgaagagGGCATGGCTCAGATAGGAAAAGGTGACGTCTAATACAATTATGCACCAATCAGAATTTAGCTACATTTGAATCACAACCTGAAGACAgttgtttgttcatgtttccactgtcaatcaaatctgatcagaCCACACACATAGTCCTGATAAAGCAGTGTTTGAGTGTTATATAGataatacctttttttttaccccaaaCTTTAACTTTCATTGTTGCTTATTTACTGTAGTGtgaatatttattgttataGAGAAATACTTGAGATTTCAAACCATGTCTTCAGGGGCTTTAAGCTTTAAATGTCTCCttaatggaaaaataataatCCAAATTACTACCAACACAGATAAGAAGCAAAAATCCTCAAGGGGACACTTTGTTTGTCTCACGTGGTCGACACCTAACCTGATTTCTAGGCATCAAGTTAGCAGCTCAGCATCCAAATTTGATGTGATGGTAGCCTAAAAAAATCCTTGAGAGCATCATACATACCAAATTTCATCTTGGCGACCTACATTTTCTAAGTAAGCTTGTTTTACTCATTCAACTAATTATAGGGTCTTCTCTCCTTCCAGCTGAGCTAATCTGAATTAGCATAATGGGTAGCATGATTATTCATCATGCAGGCAGGCGCAGGACCCCTGGGTTCATCACTGTGTAGAGGATGTTGAGAGTGAGTTCGGCCCTGTGGCTGCGATGAGTAAAGTTGAGCTGAAGGTGGTGCAAGCAGGAGTTAAAGAAGATATACTAGTATCCTTCAGCTAAATCACGAACAAGAATTAGATCTTTAACAGGGTCGTTTATTATGCAGATTATTGCACGGTGCAGAAACTGAAAGGACATGAAGCCACCTGGGAAGGACAAGCACTGACAAATACTtacagagagaaagcaaaagGTTTTTATAATAAAGTAGTTAACACAAGGAAATGAATAACCTAAATAGGGCTCTTTTTAGAGAATACACATGATCATAAACCCAATGAAGAAGAAAGATTGTTGATCTGTGTGCCCCGCGTGATCAGTGTTTATAACCATCTACACTTGTGATGAGCAAACAACTCTGCAGAGAAGTAGAGCTGTAAAAGGTCATATGTCGGTTTAAGACCAGTGAAGTGTAATGTACAGTTTTAGCAGAACAAAAGGTTTGTGAAAAAGAGGCTGAAAGTAGACTGTATATTGTTCAAATGTTTGCAAAATGAATGTGAAGTACCCTTTTTTTCATTCCtgtcattattttctgtattttaacgtctttttttgtcttacaCAGATAATCAGTCGAAGAcattctcttctctctcaacAACCGTAATCTTTCAAGTGACTAATCAGTGTGCTGTTGCCCTTCCTACAAATAGACTTAAGTGTTTGGAGAGTTTGAGATGTTTACTTGCAGACTGGCTGAAGTCCCTGTTAATACAAAAATTGTCTTGTATAATTAGTAGTTTATCATTTAACTTGAGTGTCAGAAAAGGAGTCACTATAGAAACTAGTTTGACACTCACTGACTCAGTTGTCCTTTGTACTGTACTGAgctgctgtcaaataaatatttttccatGCATACATTTTCCATTCGAACAGTTTTAATTAGCAGTTTCTCCTTTATCAGTTTCTGATGATTGGGGTTAATTAGAAAGATGTGCTAATATAGCCGATGGCTGGCTCCAGTACAACCTTCAGTTGCTTTTAGCATCTCCAGAACTGCTGGGATTCAGAGACGCTGGTAGTTGAGTTATCCATATAAATGAAGATTCTTTCACTTAATGCTGCAAATAATTGCTGTTGGTCTGCTTCCATGCATCAAATTAAGCTTGAGTCATTACTGAGTCAGAATAAATCACAATCACTAATCGGCAAAAATGATCTTTGACCCGTCTCTTTAATTACACTTGGCGGTGATATTGCTGCAACAGAGCTTGCTTCATGTGACACAGCGGTCATTTTTTATGCTGCATATCATCTACGATGTAATTACTGTTAAGCCACGAGGCAGATGGATGCAGAACAATGTGATTCAATAACAGGTGAACGAGGAATCAAATTTCCTTCAAGTATTCCCTTTTTTGCAAAATTCTTAATTTGTCTTATTTAACTTCCTTCATCAATTTCAGATACTGAGTATAACCAACAATTTTTCCATAATCCTCATTAAATCATTTGAATAAAAGTCTTATATCTTCTATTTAGTGTCCAAAACTTTAACCTGTCCTGCGTGAATTTAATTTACAATCTCACAAATTGAATcctcaaataaaatatgatcaaatgATGTCATCTAGATTCAATGGCATTGCTGTGAAAACATTAAGAATTTTAATAGCTTTATAATTGACAACTTTTATTGCACATATTCCACTAATAGCTAATGACACTGCCAAAGAACAGCAAGTGGCTCACAGGAGGAAAAATACATGTGCATAAAATACGTccaaagaaacagattttttttttttaataataataataataaagcagcTATTCTGGTTAAAGTATAGAACAGCTGAAAAAGTCACATATTCAAATctggcacaaacacaaaacagtgtgtttaaagcactttgaaagCATTCCTATGCTACATCACATCGCTCCCCtttttgaggaaaattatctAGACAAAAAGTTGTTCCTGTACAGTGCAAAATATATACCATCATGTAAATATCCATAGAAACATTTTCTTCCAGTCAACTGGCAAAACAAAGCACAGTTGTACAAATGCAGTTCAGTTAAAAGTGGGCTATCCCTAGTACATTCAGTTACAAACTCACACTTTATAGGACAAATCTGGTCATATTATATAGTTTTATTATTGCCAACAATTCctataaaaatgccaaaaccaataatgaatGTATCAAACTTAGAATTATTGCCTGTATCTAATTTAGGTTCAGGAATAAAGACCAGATCATTAGACCTCACTCTAGTCCAGTTTCTTGTGCGTCCTCCCTAACAACCCTTCCCCCAAACCCTTTTCCCACCACTTCAGCTCCATCTTGCTCATTTCATGAACCACAGAAGGTGGTGATGAAGGGGATTTCCATCAGTTGTGTTGCACTCTTCTTCACTGTTATGGCTTAGCGTTACCTGCTTCTACAATACAAGCAGACAAGCTAGCATGGCTACCAAAAGCTAGCCTACTGACGCCTTTAGCTGTCCCTGTCTGTCATGTGATCCTTGCCTTGAACAAGTACAGAGAATACATAGTCGGTCCACGCACTCCGGAGCGACATTTACaagcgttttctgatctgacggCCCAATGGCAGCAATCAGCAGGACATCATTTGGCTGTGCCTTTGAAAATCGTTAcgaatcactgttgaaaaataaatatgttttatgatgtgacaacgctatGGTTAAGGTCAGGTTAGCTTTAGGCACGAAAAACAATTGTGCAGGCTTGCGAAAAGATCCTGATTTAggttaaaattactacttcCTCAGGGTCAGGGTTACTATGGTCATGTGGATAAGGTTGGGGATGATCGTGgtcatggtttttaaaaaacagcgTTGACGCGCAGAtggaaatgggaaacaaacTGTGTTCGATGTTTGTTGGCCCATCCATCCACCACAACCTCGTCCTACACAGACTTTGTAGCAATATAAGAACTTCATCTGATTTCCCGTTATAATTACTACAGCCTCTAAAGGGCTTCTGTCTTTTAAACGaaatatatgtcatttttgggcACTTGTACGGACGACTGATCCTTACAGGTCACAGAGGTCCATTGAGAGTCTCCGAAATATGAAGCCATGAAGCTTCAAGACAGGCGCCCACCTGTGTCTCACTCTCTTGGTTCCTCACTACCACACCTTCTGACAAACAATATCTTTGACACTCATTCGAATTTCTGTTTGAAGCACACcgaatgtgtattaatccacagctgaaaatagtcccccataaaatgaacaatttaCTCCAGTTTATATAACgcttgctaaaaactacagtacccagctgttttaggaaatcgTTTAgccttctttaaaaatgaaactacataCATATGTGACCATTTTTGGTGAACGAATTCTAGAAGTGAATTCTGGCAGGCGACCCTTTCTTATTCTCCCCgcatttcctgtctgtgtctccaCCATCACTCTGAGATGAAGGGAacaatgccaaaaaaaaacaatatccgATGTTTACTTCTTGTGTAGGACTaaatgggcttggggctgagagcTACAGAAGTTGGAAAGTATTAAAAGGGGTTGAGTgcactgttggttttggtcttttcgtGGGACTtgctgacaaaaacaaaaatataaaatatcaccagCCGTATCCTTTTAATATCATTGTGTAAATGTTATTTGCCTTTGGCTCCTTTAACTAGTAGCTCTGAGAGAATTAGACAAAGTGCATTAATATTCAGTGGCTGACATGACACTGCAAAGTAGTCTAACACGGTCAATACAGAACATGGCAATAATGTGCAGCAGTTGAGTCTCCATCCATTCACTGAAGGTACATTTTCCAGAACCAGGAACAACTTAGTCTTTGCTGCCTTTCACATCTTCGCTCCGCCACTATCGACCATCAAGCCTCTGGCTCTGTCCTTGCGTTTTGTGGCTGAGGAAAGGTCACTGCAAGTGGATTAGCCAAAATCATTATAAAGTGGTTGGTACAGTACAAAGGCCACTTTATACATGTCTCTCAAAGTGATGAGGGGGCCCCTACAGTAAGGTCTCCAGCAGGGTGGTCCTTCAGTTTGAGATTAATCTGAACCCATGACTTATTCAATGaaattgattcattttatctgtgtgtgtatgtgtgtgtattcctgtCACCGATGAGTCACAGATCCCTTGTTTACCAATACTGTCTGAAGCCAGCGTCTCCACATCGTCTGTCACTCCCTATCTGTCTCGCCCTcgccctcttcttcttcttttttaactcTTTTCTCATTCATCCTCCCCCTTGTTACTGCCTTTTCATTGTTCTCCGCCAACCATTTTCCTtattcttgttctctctctgcccccccacccaccacctgTCCGTGCTATCTTCTATCTTTTCCCTTCCTAACAATatcctgtcctctctgtctctcattctcttcctcctcccaccTTATTCCAAGAGGCAACCTTTATTTTTGGCCTGTAGTGTGTATCTGTCATGTCCGTGCGTTTGCCATTAGCTGATCCTCTGGAGACAGTAGTCGTTCTCCGTGTCTAAAGAGCTGTTATGGCCAGATGAGGGGTACAGGTCACGACGGAGCAGCCTGTTGACGACGGTAACCAGGACTTTCTTGTACTGCTGACGTAGGAGGGAGTAGGCGAAAGGGTCGGACGCAGCCTTGCTGTATGTCAGGCACTTACTGATGATTCCCCAGTGGCGGTTTATGTCCACGAAGGGTAGAAGCTCGGCCAACCTGAAGGGGCGGCAGCAAAAACATGACtaaataaagtacattttaatCAGAAGTACAATTCACAACTCtttatttcttccattttttaaattttattgtgGGATGATTAAATAAGACTGAATCTTTAGCATATTAGGGACTGTACCAAAATAATTAGGGGAGGAgagcatgtaaaaaaaagagggagggtggagtttttcttctttttgctgAAAAGCGGGTCTAAAATGCTTGTAAGACCAGGAGAGGGTCTTTTAACATGTTCTCACCCctgatttataatttattttgacCTTACCTTGAGCTAAATGAAGCAGTTTCCAGTGCCTGATTCATTCAGTCACTCACAGTGGTAATAAAAGTTCAGTTAGCTGAAAAATAGGACTCACTATTCTATGTTCACCATAATTTCAGGTGTGCAATCTGGTggttattataataattactGTTCAACTAACATATTGAGTTTTAAATGGCGCACCATTTTAGGGcagcaactaacgattatttccTTTATCGATCAATATGACAATTAAGTCGTTTGCTCTATAGAATTtcacaaaatggtgaaaaatgtcaaccaCTATtttccaaagcccaaggtgacgtcctcaactgtcttcttttgtcccagTCAACGGTccacaacctaaagatattcagtttactgccatGGAAGACTAAATAAACTAGATAATATTCAcctttgagaagctggaatcagaaaattttctttaaaaaatgcttcaaaACAATAGATCAGTTATCAAAATGTTGCAGAGGGTGTTGCACTTAAGTCAAGAAAGGATCcatttgaatttttaataaCTCTGTGGAgggatttgtcttttttagaaaatgaatcatAAGGTTCAACCTTCCTCCTCATCCAAATAATTTCCATACAGTCCCTTATGTTCTGCTAATTAAAGGCAATGTTATGAAAATAGAATGGATGTGTCAGGTTTAAGCATATTACAATCCTACTGTCAGTAAATGATGTGCTTAAGGGCCTatttaaaagcagaaaagatAGCACTGGGCCTGAATTATCATAATTAGCTGTTTTGGTTTCAACAGTCACTCAGGCTACTTCCAGTGGGTAGGCTTGGTCAGGAGGTTACTCCAATTACTCAGACACTTTCCCTTGTTAATGTGCTCTCCCTCTTCCCTCGCATATGTTTCACACaccacaaatgtcaaactgATGGATCATCAGCACCACATCTGGCTGACAACAGTTTTTTTGGGCCTCTGTAGCAGTTCCTCTTTTTCTGTGGCAACAACCATTGTCTGTCTATTGTCCTTGaccatgtttatttctgtggaAGCACCATTCAGAGCCACCTGTTTACGGGGCAATGCAGGTGTCTAATGAGCCATCTCATGGCTCTTAGAAATATAAGAATTCAAATCACCAGGTGAAAATGAGCAGTGTGGTGTTAACTGAGGACAAACTGTTATGTGATTGTGCACTGTAGGTGTTGATGTTACACTAATCTGATCCAATGTTATGAGAGAGCTGTATCTTATGAGTCTTTACACCACACAAAACAAAGCTAATGAGTTATTCACTCGTTATATTCAGACTAAACAACCAAATTATTCACAAGGTAATTGCTCAGGCTGTATCATTATAAGAGGGGCTCGTTCATTTTCTAAGAGTTGTACAAGACATTTGCAGTAAATTAAATGATTCATGGTTTACTCTCAACTCGACTTACCTTGTAATTACATAAGGAGCAAAGCAGATGATGAATGAGCCGATGAAGATGCTGATCTTCTTTGTGGCTCTCTGctttctcctcttttgctcAGCTAAACATCTCTGTTTGACgctgaaaacagcaaagttTGCAACATTTGTGACAAGACGTGTGcattattattagttatataTAGCCTACATTTGAAGTGCAATAAGAAAACATGCGTATAAATGAGGGAAAGTATTAGGTGAACTACCTTGGGTGAATGTCGACCAGCAGGAAAAGAGTCTGCATGGTGATAATGTCAATCCTCTTGCAGTGAAACCTGGCGACTTTCAGCACCTTCAAGTAGGTGAAACACAGGATGAGCAGGGACAGGATGAAGCTAGTGGCGTGGAAAACCACGGTGAAGATTGAAAACTTAATCCTGTCGCTGCCTCCTTTGCTCGGCTGCAAGGTGCAGGACGCGTACACGTCGCTGTAGTCGAGCCAGGAGAAGAGCAGCGCCGTCAGGGAGAAGGTGAAGGAGTGGAGCCAGGAGTAGCACACCATGATCAGCGCGTCCTTGTAGCGCATTTTAGTGGAGTAACTGAGCGGGAAGACCACCGCTATCCACCGGTCTATGCTTAGAGCTGCCATGCTCAGCATAGTGTTTGCAGTCAGAAAAGTCTCCAGAAAGCTCACCGTGTGGCAAATGCAATCCCCAAAAGGCTGCTGGTTTCTGATAATCCCCACCAAGGTGGCCGGCATGTTCAGAACAGTGATGAGTATGTTGCAGAAGGACAAGTTCATGGTGAAAACACCGGGCACCTGCCTGCGTATCTCGGTGCTGTGGACGAAACATAGCAGCACCAATAAGTTTGACAACAGCGAGACGACCGCGACCACGACGATGAACAAAGCGAAAATAATTTCAGCAAAGTCCATGTCTCACTCCAGAAAGTCCGCTCTCGGGTTACCTGCGCCTGTTGTTAATAATAAGCACCTGAAATTAATCATGGTCACCCGTCGCTCATGTCTCCAGCCTCTCCCcaaaaattaatttcaattaaatCCTCGTGTGTCCGCGCGCCGCCGTCCTCTCCAACTTCCCCGTGCGCTGTCCAGCGTGCTGAACCGAGCAGCCGCCCGCCACCATTTCTCTTCTCAAACTTGCCGATTATTTCCCATTAACATCCGTTAAGTGCGCTTTGCAAAGGGTAGCTGGGTGTGTGTGGCGTGTCCTTCGGCAGCTACGACCATTTAAACAGCCCACTCATGAAGATCTGGTAGGGGACTGAGGAGGACCAGAGTAGAAAGATCATTTTAGCTACATATCACGTGAAGAAACGGCGATCACAGCAGGAAACATGGGAACAACTTGTCCTGCTCACAAAAACATCCAATTTTAATCATCTTCTTCCCTACATATGTTGAGatttccctctctgtgttgttTAATTTCTTTGCGCAAACTTGTGCGCAAATACGAATCAATCATCCCGCATTAAGTTATTCATGTGCGTGTTTCTCGTGTCGTCCGCATTGATCACGCCTTTGCTCAAAATCAATGTGGATCCGGAGGCAAAGTGCGCAGAGAAATCCAGGGATGTGCTCCTGGATAATTGGAGACGCTTCTGCCGTGACCAAATGGCACCAGGTGCACACGCGCCGCAGAGGCACGGTGGCAAATAGATCCTTTTCctgaaatgaattatttatatTCCCGTGGCTACTGTAGATTCAGTGTGTAGTATCATGATTTGTGTCTTGTATGCAAAGTAGGACTGTCTCTATGACCTAAAATCTCTgttgtgtcttgtgtttttgtggttaAGAAGACTGAGATGTATCACAGACAGCAGACATACAGTTTGTAGTGTAATAGTGAAGAaatctggttttattttttaatttctgctttAATTTACACACTGGGGAGGACACTGACCAGTTCTGCTCTGCCGAACAAACCCCCTTATATTATGTCATTCAATGGTTATTAATTTTGTTGGACAATCAAGCAACTCAAtaagtaaaaatgcaaatttcCCAAGAACACAAACTGCAATGGACACACAGTTCAAGAAGAAGTACAAGTTTTAAAAAGGTGTAAATAGAGAGAAAATTTGAGTACAAAGTCTTTTACATCCATGAACCAACAGTGGTAAAAGTTACTGGATTTTTGTGGCTGATATACTTACACTGATAattgagagtttaaaaaaacagacatatcaGTCAATATTCATTTTTCCATGATCACATAACATAAACAATCAGGATCCTTTCTGTTTGGTttattaaagaattgtgacAACAATATGTACCGAGCAGATCCTAATAAGTTTACCTCAGATGTATTgacatttccaaaatgaaattTCTTGTTACTTGTCAATGCTCATACCAATATGGGCCAATATACCAGTCCAGATAGTCTAGCTGGAGTAGATGTAGCTTCATTTACATGCAGCTGCTGTTGGTTTGGGAAATATGACATCCAGTAGTTGAGTCAGTATTTTAGAGTCAGATTTTGTGGAGATACCAGCTCtgcttaattatttattaataacaCAGATACTACGCAGCCATATTCTGTGTGCTTTATGCAGGGTGGGTCACAAAAATCcttcttattttcaacaaacGAGAGAGGTAACTCCATTATTACAGATTCAGCAGGGCATCATTTTCTAATATGGCagccttttttaaatgtaatgtatttattcattattaattcataatttacacatgttttgttttgggttgcTAAGTTGTAAACAATCCCTTTAGCTATTGTGTATCATTTGTATTTGGTAATAATGCTGTTGTAAATGTTGCTTATCTATTAATGAATACTCATGGGTCTCTAGCTTCCTAATAATCCATTAACACTAgaatttttattgttaataagttatttttttaaatggattttaGTCTAGATATTCTGCAAACCTTCCCCAAGGGAAACTGGTCTAACAATCCATTGGAGCTCACCAACTCAGCAACCCTGAGGTGGTTCTTATTAATGGTTTATAATTGACATTTAAAGTGTTAGTAATATTTATTATAGTAATTATATAAGTAATTTATAAATGTGCCTTGTAAGAAAGTGGTACCAAACATAGTAACCAAAGAGATTTTACACAACATGGCAACACAAAACTTGGACTTATTATTGACTTCAAACTGACCTGTAAagcattaataaattatttattaaccatATATAAAGCCACTTGTCAGTAATTATAAAACCTTTATTAACAATGCCTTATTTAAAAGTGATACTAATTGGCTttgttgaattttattttctctcaggGAACTAAGAGTCCCAGACAATGAATGTTCCCCTGAAGATCTCCCTATTAAAAAGTAGCAATTTATTAccaatgttgtttgttttaattaaatttttaattatgttttaactGAAATACTGAGCATTAAAATGATACTATTTCCAAATTGGGGTAACATACTGTAACCAGCAACAGAAGTGCACTTCAGAAATGTTAGCGCTCATCACTGAGTCATTCCCAGCGCTGGAGCAGCTTGTGTAGACAGTGACTCACTGGGGTCAGACACAGCCTGCAGAGGTTTtgtatatatctttttttgttttttcattcgCTCCATACTCCCACCTGTTATGAAGCTTGTTTTGGGCTTGTGCCTGGATCCCCAtcccaccatcaccatcaccatcaccaccaccaccccactACCACCTCCAATTACTGGTGTATTTATTTAAGAGTGAAACAGTACCAGAGAATTCAGTTCATCCAGGGCCCAGCCCTGCTCGTAGCAATTATAGCTGAGTGTTTAAAGTGATTAGGTGAGTCATCATTAAATGTAGTTTAGGGAAACCCTGAAGCGAACTATCTGTGTAAAGCACCACCATCAGAGCAGCTGATCAAAGTCTttctcacatactgtattcCAGCAGTAATGAAGCTACTACAGGGCTgaggacgtgtgtgtgtgtgtgtgtgtgtgtgtgttagtatgtgtTTGCAGGCAGAAGTCAGAAAGCCAGCGAGTCGAAGCAGCAGTAGGTGATGTCAGTCCCCCTACAAACAAGTGATCAAATGCCTGAGAGAAAGCTACAGCTGGGCTCCTGGGGGAAAAGTGCAAAGCTATTTATAGGCCTGATGGGGTGTCACCTCCAATATAACTCTCAGCGCCGCTCTATTACCTAACCAGGTATCAGAGTGAAGCACAGGACGCAGCTTTAGCACCGCAAATGAGATTGCTTTTACAGGATTCTTTTATGTGAATCGAGTAAATCAGCGCTCACAGTTTTAGGTATCCTCACAAATGCTTCAAGGCCCCATGCGAGTTGAACAAATCTATTCAAACTCTGCAAGATATCCA
This genomic interval carries:
- the LOC121889325 gene encoding G-protein coupled receptor 26-like yields the protein MDFAEIIFALFIVVVAVVSLLSNLLVLLCFVHSTEIRRQVPGVFTMNLSFCNILITVLNMPATLVGIIRNQQPFGDCICHTVSFLETFLTANTMLSMAALSIDRWIAVVFPLSYSTKMRYKDALIMVCYSWLHSFTFSLTALLFSWLDYSDVYASCTLQPSKGGSDRIKFSIFTVVFHATSFILSLLILCFTYLKVLKVARFHCKRIDIITMQTLFLLVDIHPSVKQRCLAEQKRRKQRATKKISIFIGSFIICFAPYVITRLAELLPFVDINRHWGIISKCLTYSKAASDPFAYSLLRQQYKKVLVTVVNRLLRRDLYPSSGHNSSLDTENDYCLQRIS